The proteins below come from a single Blastocatellia bacterium genomic window:
- a CDS encoding glycosyltransferase family 4 protein: MQSLPQAVVALAGARDHYQLPLALDEAGLLHSLVTDVYWPADQRWFARSAGALLPRRVIAARYCAGLDSGRVRVSARAWAAAALMKAARTLRLNRYKDVALSRKARQTALSEGAALFCYSYYAGAAFKAAAARPAHRFLFQLHPHPQAVRALLLEEIRRVPRAEASLLAEYELGLSEAEFAALASEPHLANGWVVASRFTAQTLIDQGIPAAQVHVVPYGVDPVAFTPRLTPPAADHPFTVVYVGSLSQRKGLAYLLDAVRLLKSKRLRVRLCGRGVVDTRLLAAYTDLDVEAKIGLSHGELIRELHSADVFALPSLAEGFGHVILEAMSCGLPVITTPHTCGPDVIEPGKHGWIVPIRDSQAIAEQLAWGMANRAALAGMGEAAAARARQFTWERFRAGVRAAYQTMVTAPAGEVASSHVGVG, translated from the coding sequence ATGCAATCTCTTCCACAGGCCGTCGTCGCGCTGGCGGGCGCGCGCGATCATTATCAGTTGCCGCTGGCGCTCGACGAAGCCGGGCTCTTGCATTCGCTGGTGACCGACGTGTATTGGCCCGCCGATCAAAGATGGTTTGCGCGCTCGGCAGGCGCCCTGTTGCCGCGCCGTGTGATTGCGGCGCGCTACTGCGCCGGGTTAGACAGCGGTCGCGTTCGCGTATCAGCAAGAGCATGGGCCGCCGCCGCCTTGATGAAAGCGGCGCGCACGCTCAGGCTCAATCGCTATAAAGATGTAGCCTTGAGCCGCAAGGCGAGGCAGACGGCGCTCAGCGAAGGGGCGGCGCTGTTTTGTTATAGCTATTACGCCGGCGCGGCCTTCAAGGCGGCGGCGGCGCGGCCCGCGCATCGCTTCTTGTTTCAGCTCCACCCGCACCCGCAGGCGGTGCGCGCTCTGTTGCTTGAAGAAATCCGGCGCGTGCCGCGGGCAGAGGCATCGCTGTTGGCCGAGTATGAGCTGGGGCTTTCCGAGGCCGAATTCGCGGCGCTGGCCAGTGAGCCGCACCTGGCCAATGGCTGGGTCGTCGCCAGCCGCTTCACGGCGCAGACGCTCATCGATCAAGGCATCCCCGCCGCACAGGTGCATGTCGTTCCTTACGGCGTTGACCCTGTCGCTTTCACACCACGCCTCACACCACCAGCCGCCGACCACCCGTTCACCGTGGTTTATGTCGGCAGCCTGTCGCAGCGCAAAGGACTGGCGTACTTGCTCGACGCCGTTCGCCTGCTCAAATCAAAGCGCCTGCGCGTGCGGCTATGCGGGCGCGGCGTGGTTGACACACGATTGCTGGCTGCGTATACGGACCTCGACGTTGAAGCCAAAATCGGCTTATCGCATGGCGAGTTGATTCGCGAGCTACACAGCGCCGACGTCTTTGCGCTGCCCTCGCTCGCCGAAGGCTTCGGCCATGTCATTCTTGAAGCGATGTCGTGCGGCTTGCCTGTAATCACCACGCCGCATACCTGCGGACCGGACGTGATCGAGCCCGGCAAGCACGGCTGGATCGTTCCCATCCGCGATTCACAAGCCATCGCCGAACAATTGGCATGGGGCATGGCGAACCGTGCCGCGCTCGCAGGCATGGGCGAAGCCGCCGCGGCGCGTGCGCGGCAGTTCACCTGGGAGCGCTTCCGCGCCGGCGTGCGCGCGGCGTATCAAACAATGGTCACGGCACCGGCCGGCGAAGTCGCTTCGTCCCATGTCGGTGTCGGGTGA
- a CDS encoding radical SAM protein yields the protein MKALTSIGAVVRNSLRIDDRHFRFDLSGVEGLALFREYVELIEWETTSYCNRTCSFCPNSFIDRLSEKLAMPEAAWQAILEGLRAVDYRGTIVWSRYSEPLSERQIIERIRQVRQAAPRARIAINSNGDYLDADYLRQLEEAGLDRLWLDVYFPDDEAYDHEAAGRYHDKLLRRIQRSASLLSRRPELAYRIASEKTEVVSRVRNVASMKALDLSDRGGLIQIARQTARFAPCYAPYKHLVIDWDGSVVICCQLRSDSPAHQGGVVAKIGTNGTGLVDAYVRLAGWRRGLRGYGPKKGPCATCNVSEYVSTRLTRSLSRWLSNPRSLLRGGLRLAMRPVLKRKLRY from the coding sequence ATGAAGGCATTGACCTCGATTGGCGCAGTCGTCAGAAATTCGCTGCGGATCGACGACCGCCATTTCCGTTTTGACCTGTCGGGCGTTGAGGGGTTGGCGCTATTTCGTGAATATGTCGAGCTGATCGAGTGGGAGACCACGTCTTACTGCAACCGCACTTGCTCGTTCTGTCCGAATAGCTTTATTGACCGCTTGAGCGAAAAACTGGCGATGCCGGAAGCGGCCTGGCAGGCGATTCTTGAGGGCCTGCGCGCGGTGGATTACCGCGGCACCATCGTCTGGTCGCGCTACTCCGAGCCGCTTTCCGAACGACAGATCATCGAGCGGATTCGCCAGGTGCGCCAGGCCGCGCCGCGCGCCCGCATTGCGATTAACTCGAACGGCGATTACCTGGACGCCGATTACCTGCGCCAGCTTGAAGAGGCCGGGCTTGATCGGCTCTGGCTCGATGTCTATTTCCCGGATGACGAAGCGTATGACCACGAAGCCGCCGGGCGCTATCACGACAAGCTGTTGCGGCGCATTCAGCGATCCGCGTCGCTGCTGTCGCGCCGGCCGGAGCTGGCTTACCGGATTGCCTCGGAAAAGACCGAGGTCGTTTCCCGCGTCCGCAATGTGGCGTCAATGAAGGCGTTGGATTTATCCGACCGCGGCGGCCTGATTCAGATCGCCCGGCAGACGGCGCGCTTCGCCCCATGTTATGCGCCTTACAAACACCTGGTGATTGACTGGGATGGCTCGGTCGTCATCTGCTGCCAGTTGCGCAGCGACAGCCCGGCGCATCAGGGCGGCGTGGTCGCTAAGATCGGCACGAATGGCACGGGGCTGGTTGATGCGTATGTGCGCCTTGCCGGATGGCGGCGAGGCTTGCGTGGTTATGGCCCCAAGAAAGGCCCGTGCGCCACATGCAACGTCAGCGAATACGTCTCGACGCGGCTGACGCGCTCGCTGTCGCGGTGGCTATCAAATCCGCGCTCGTTGTTGCGCGGCGGCTTACGTTTGGCAATGCGGCCTGTGCTTAAAAGAAAGCTGCGCTATTGA
- a CDS encoding glycosyltransferase family A protein, whose protein sequence is MKTPGLSVALPVYNGADYLAEALDSALAQTFSDFEIVVSDNCSTDQTPAILDDYARRDRRIRVHRADDFLAQAENVNRAVSLCQGDWVKLLCHDDLMQPRCMETLHGIINANGDDSVGLIGNGEAWLFANGIRYAVEDEAATTQRYDGREMIRQLMNGTASVPLPALTTATVRKRAWEQGPKFESRFIHFDVFCWQRLLMQWNFVYVPRQLTINRIHAAQVAASARRSLRSVEDYRLFYKEFLKGDAVRLELGPAALFKARLKPLSVAASTVMIELLKKRFANALRVIMRLPVWWWPALPVLIARNLKKESPKIEALRHRVPTSLIYPG, encoded by the coding sequence ATGAAGACGCCAGGGTTATCGGTGGCGCTGCCGGTTTATAACGGCGCCGACTATCTCGCTGAAGCGCTCGACAGCGCGCTGGCGCAGACGTTCAGTGATTTTGAAATCGTTGTCTCGGACAACTGCTCGACCGACCAGACGCCGGCGATTCTCGACGACTATGCCCGCCGCGACCGGCGCATTCGTGTGCATCGCGCGGATGACTTTCTGGCGCAGGCAGAGAACGTCAATCGCGCCGTGTCGCTCTGTCAGGGCGACTGGGTGAAGCTGCTGTGTCATGACGACCTGATGCAGCCCAGGTGCATGGAGACGCTACACGGCATCATCAACGCGAACGGCGACGACTCGGTCGGCTTGATCGGCAATGGCGAAGCCTGGCTGTTTGCCAACGGCATTCGCTATGCGGTGGAAGATGAAGCGGCGACAACGCAACGTTACGATGGCCGCGAGATGATTCGGCAACTGATGAATGGCACGGCGAGTGTGCCCTTGCCGGCGCTGACGACCGCGACCGTGAGAAAGCGGGCCTGGGAGCAAGGGCCGAAGTTTGAGAGCCGCTTCATACACTTTGATGTCTTCTGCTGGCAGCGCCTGCTGATGCAATGGAATTTTGTTTACGTCCCGCGCCAACTGACGATCAACCGCATACACGCGGCGCAGGTGGCGGCGTCGGCGCGCCGCAGCTTGCGCTCGGTCGAAGATTACCGGCTCTTTTACAAGGAGTTCCTCAAGGGTGATGCGGTGCGGCTCGAATTGGGCCCCGCGGCGCTATTCAAGGCGCGCTTGAAGCCCCTGTCGGTTGCCGCCTCGACTGTGATGATCGAGCTGTTGAAAAAGCGCTTTGCCAACGCGCTGCGCGTCATCATGCGACTGCCGGTCTGGTGGTGGCCGGCGCTGCCCGTGCTGATCGCAAGAAATCTGAAGAAGGAATCGCCCAAAATCGAAGCCTTGCGTCACCGGGTTCCCACGTCGCTGATCTATCCGGGATAG
- a CDS encoding cupin domain-containing protein produces MSLLDQVEIIPRQLKADARGWFLKVIDGREARLPEQTGEVYLTMAEPGEVRGNHYHRRTAEWFTVVVGRAQLRLHDPTTGESRELWLDAETPQTVYVPAGLAHAFKNPEAAAARMLLVAYADRLYEADDTVAMSLL; encoded by the coding sequence ATGAGCTTGCTCGACCAGGTCGAGATCATTCCCCGGCAGTTGAAGGCAGACGCGCGCGGCTGGTTTCTCAAAGTGATCGATGGCCGCGAAGCGCGACTGCCCGAGCAGACCGGCGAAGTCTACCTGACGATGGCCGAGCCGGGGGAGGTGCGCGGCAATCATTACCACCGGCGCACGGCGGAATGGTTCACGGTTGTCGTGGGCCGCGCGCAGTTGCGCTTGCACGACCCGACGACGGGCGAAAGCCGCGAGCTATGGCTGGACGCCGAAACCCCGCAGACGGTCTATGTGCCCGCGGGGTTGGCGCACGCCTTCAAGAATCCTGAGGCCGCCGCCGCTCGGATGCTGCTGGTCGCTTATGCCGACCGGTTGTACGAAGCCGACGATACGGTGGCGATGAGCCTGCTATGA